A genomic window from Acidimicrobiia bacterium includes:
- the murC gene encoding UDP-N-acetylmuramate--L-alanine ligase, whose translation MADLVPHRRIHVVGVGGAGMSGLAKILSQWGHQVTGSDLKPGAHLNALAGTGVAVWVGHRPEAATEWDLVVASSAVPDRDPEITAARQRGVEVWDRPRLLQAITRRLRTIGVTGTHGKTTGTAMTIAAFRALGHDPSFMVGGVLVDLATNSHLGEEDLFVLEADEAFGTFLSLQLKGLVITNVEPDHLDHYGSLADLEDAFTEVAGAVDGPVVAGIDDRGAAAVAARVDGVVGYGTSDEAAWHISDIGHAADSVWFRLRGPHADLPVRVPKPGTHVARNAAGVLALIGELGLDVVAAAAGLERFAGVRRRFETRARIRGVTVIDDYAIHPTEIAATIDAASQARQGRIIAVFQPHRFSRTAELGVELGTALAGAARVFVTDVYAASETPVPGVTGRVVADAAAGAGANVSYVPRRADLAKAIAAEAVEGDLILIMGAGDITLVADEIAPLLAGAG comes from the coding sequence ATGGCTGATCTGGTGCCTCATCGGCGGATCCATGTGGTCGGTGTGGGGGGAGCGGGAATGTCGGGTCTTGCCAAGATCCTCTCGCAATGGGGCCATCAGGTCACCGGGTCGGACTTGAAGCCGGGCGCCCACCTGAATGCCCTCGCCGGCACCGGGGTCGCCGTATGGGTGGGCCATCGGCCGGAGGCTGCCACCGAATGGGACCTGGTGGTGGCGTCGAGCGCGGTGCCGGATCGCGACCCCGAAATCACCGCGGCTCGCCAGCGGGGGGTCGAGGTGTGGGATCGTCCCCGCCTGCTCCAGGCGATCACCCGGCGGCTACGAACCATTGGCGTCACCGGCACCCACGGCAAGACCACCGGCACCGCCATGACCATCGCCGCGTTCCGGGCGCTTGGTCACGATCCGTCCTTCATGGTGGGGGGTGTGCTCGTCGACCTCGCCACCAACTCTCACCTGGGCGAGGAGGACCTGTTCGTCCTGGAGGCCGACGAGGCCTTCGGAACGTTTCTCTCACTCCAGCTGAAGGGCCTGGTGATCACCAATGTCGAGCCCGACCACCTCGACCACTACGGGTCGCTGGCCGACCTCGAGGATGCCTTCACCGAAGTGGCCGGGGCGGTGGACGGCCCGGTGGTAGCCGGCATCGACGACCGGGGCGCTGCGGCAGTTGCAGCCAGGGTCGATGGGGTCGTCGGGTACGGAACCTCCGACGAAGCCGCTTGGCACATCAGCGACATCGGGCACGCAGCGGATTCAGTGTGGTTCCGGCTCCGCGGCCCTCACGCGGACCTGCCGGTGCGGGTTCCCAAACCGGGAACCCACGTCGCTCGCAACGCGGCAGGGGTGCTGGCGCTCATCGGTGAGTTGGGCCTCGATGTCGTGGCGGCGGCTGCCGGCCTCGAGCGCTTCGCCGGAGTCCGCCGACGGTTCGAGACCAGGGCCCGGATCCGCGGGGTCACCGTGATCGACGACTACGCCATCCACCCGACGGAAATCGCCGCCACGATCGACGCCGCCAGCCAGGCGCGCCAGGGTCGGATCATCGCGGTGTTCCAGCCTCACCGATTCAGCAGAACCGCTGAACTGGGGGTGGAGCTGGGAACCGCCCTCGCCGGGGCGGCACGAGTGTTCGTCACCGACGTGTACGCGGCCAGCGAGACCCCGGTCCCGGGGGTGACGGGCAGGGTGGTGGCCGATGCTGCTGCCGGCGCCGGTGCCAACGTGTCATATGTGCCCCGCCGCGCCGACCTGGCGAAGGCGATCGCCGCCGAGGCGGTGGAAGGCGACCTGATCCTCATCATGGGAGCCGGCGACATCACGCTCGTGGCCGACGAGATCGCACCCCTGCTGGCGGGTGCCGGATGA
- a CDS encoding glycosyltransferase: MIFAIVAAGTGGHVYPALSLARALEDLGVPQHEIGFLGGDRFEARAVPEAGYSFRSFGLARLRDWSSPANLTIPFVVRRSAAAIADHLRESGTRVVVGMGGYVSVPASIAANRVGVPFFLQEQNASPGRASRFAARRARATFLGLPGESERLPRSTVVGNPLRGEIAGVDRFALRPEARHRYGLEASGPVLGILGGSLGARVLNDAAAAMVDGSGAAGTVHLTGPDAYPAMARLASEAGVPWTCRPFEAEMQYFYAAVDLVVCRSGAMTVSELAATGTPSLLVPLDRVGQGENARMLAGAGGARVVPQATAAALPGIVRSLLFDAGELDRMGARARGVGRPDAGAVIARHLMEAADG, from the coding sequence GTGATATTCGCCATCGTCGCCGCCGGGACGGGCGGCCATGTCTATCCCGCCCTCTCGCTGGCGCGGGCACTGGAGGACCTGGGAGTGCCCCAGCACGAGATCGGCTTCCTCGGCGGCGACCGGTTCGAGGCTCGGGCCGTGCCTGAGGCGGGATATTCGTTCAGGTCGTTCGGGCTGGCCCGCCTGCGCGACTGGTCGAGCCCGGCCAATCTCACGATTCCGTTCGTGGTCCGCCGCAGCGCCGCGGCGATCGCCGACCACCTTCGGGAGAGCGGCACCAGGGTCGTCGTGGGCATGGGGGGATACGTCTCGGTCCCCGCTTCGATCGCGGCCAACCGGGTCGGTGTCCCGTTCTTCCTCCAGGAGCAGAATGCCAGCCCCGGCCGAGCATCGCGGTTTGCAGCCCGGCGGGCCAGGGCGACCTTCCTCGGCCTCCCCGGCGAGTCGGAGCGGCTCCCCCGGAGCACCGTGGTGGGGAATCCGCTCCGTGGGGAGATTGCCGGGGTCGATCGCTTCGCACTCCGACCCGAGGCCCGCCATCGTTACGGGCTCGAGGCCTCGGGACCCGTGCTCGGAATCCTTGGAGGGTCACTGGGGGCCCGGGTGCTCAACGATGCCGCCGCGGCCATGGTGGACGGGTCGGGGGCGGCAGGGACGGTGCATCTCACCGGACCCGACGCCTACCCGGCCATGGCGCGGCTGGCATCCGAGGCCGGGGTACCGTGGACTTGCCGACCCTTCGAGGCCGAGATGCAATATTTCTACGCTGCGGTGGATCTCGTCGTCTGCCGTTCCGGAGCGATGACGGTGAGTGAACTGGCAGCCACCGGCACCCCCTCGCTCCTGGTGCCGCTCGACCGGGTGGGGCAGGGAGAAAATGCTCGGATGCTCGCCGGGGCTGGCGGAGCCCGGGTGGTACCGCAAGCCACCGCCGCGGCGCTTCCCGGCATCGTTCGATCCCTGCTCTTCGATGCCGGGGAGCTGGATCGGATGGGAGCCCGGGCACGCGGGGTGGGGCGTCCCGACGCCGGAGCCGTGATCGCCCGCCATCTCATGGAGGCGGCCGATGGCTGA
- the ftsW gene encoding putative lipid II flippase FtsW — protein sequence MANVVSMPSARAALRTIRAVERGVSRTMMFLLVPVVLLVIIGLGAILSASSVVGLRETGDGLFYFKRQIVWLVVGVVAMVVAAFIPLRWWKKLALPMFVTTLGLLVTVLFVGTRVNGATRWLIVGPVSIQPSEIAKLATVVMLATVVSRRELSMRRYRDFFGPVAATVGLVGGLVMLQPDLGTTLLVAAGAFAVLWASAVPLRHVIGTGIGAGGAAFVLAISSPYRWARVTAFLDLQSDPLGTSYQAVQGLVALGTGGLWGVGLGASRARWSFLPNAHTDFVFAILGEETGLAGSLAIVAMFGVFTVAGTLIALRCADRFGRLLAVGITSWLSAQAIVNIGGVVGLLPITGVPLPFVSSGGSALVVSLVGVGVLVSVARQAPTSPVPER from the coding sequence ATGGCGAACGTCGTTTCGATGCCGAGCGCCCGGGCCGCCTTGCGGACCATTCGCGCCGTCGAGCGGGGGGTGTCGCGCACGATGATGTTCCTGCTGGTGCCGGTGGTATTGCTCGTGATCATCGGCCTCGGCGCGATCCTGTCGGCGTCATCGGTCGTCGGTCTGCGCGAGACAGGCGACGGGCTCTTCTACTTCAAGCGTCAGATCGTCTGGCTGGTGGTCGGGGTGGTGGCCATGGTCGTGGCCGCATTCATCCCGTTGCGGTGGTGGAAGAAGCTTGCACTCCCGATGTTCGTGACGACCCTCGGCTTGCTCGTCACGGTCTTGTTCGTGGGCACCCGGGTGAACGGGGCGACCCGCTGGCTGATAGTCGGACCGGTATCGATACAGCCCTCCGAGATCGCCAAGCTGGCCACCGTCGTGATGCTCGCCACGGTCGTCAGCCGTCGTGAGCTGTCGATGAGGCGATACCGCGATTTCTTCGGACCCGTGGCCGCCACCGTCGGTCTGGTCGGCGGGCTGGTGATGCTCCAGCCCGACCTCGGGACCACCCTGCTCGTCGCCGCCGGGGCGTTCGCGGTGCTTTGGGCCAGTGCCGTCCCCCTGCGGCATGTGATCGGCACGGGCATCGGCGCGGGCGGCGCCGCCTTCGTCCTGGCGATAAGTTCGCCCTATCGGTGGGCGAGGGTGACCGCATTCCTCGATCTCCAGAGTGACCCTCTTGGCACCTCGTATCAGGCGGTACAGGGGCTGGTGGCCCTGGGAACCGGGGGCTTGTGGGGAGTCGGCCTGGGGGCGAGCCGGGCGCGATGGTCGTTCCTGCCCAATGCCCATACCGATTTCGTCTTCGCAATTCTTGGTGAGGAGACCGGGCTGGCAGGCTCGCTCGCCATCGTGGCGATGTTCGGCGTGTTCACCGTCGCTGGCACGCTCATCGCCCTACGGTGCGCCGATCGATTCGGTCGCCTTCTGGCGGTCGGCATCACCTCCTGGCTCTCGGCGCAGGCGATCGTCAACATCGGCGGCGTGGTCGGCCTCCTCCCCATCACCGGCGTCCCGCTGCCGTTCGTTTCGTCCGGAGGGAGCGCACTCGTGGTCTCCCTCGTCGGCGTCGGGGTGCTCGTGTCGGTGGCACGGCAGGCACCGACCTCCCCGGTGCCCGAGCGGTGA
- the murD gene encoding UDP-N-acetylmuramoyl-L-alanine--D-glutamate ligase, which translates to MTALVIGTAVSGRAAASLLRSLGDKVIVYDADPAAIEGVDADEVHGGPWKPSLLDGIDLVITSPGVPEHAPPVRDSLASGLPIWSELELGFRHLRCPVVAVTATNGKTTVTELAARMLRSSGLDAAAAGNIGDPLCGAVGHDWDVVVVEASSFQLRFVDTFHADAAVLLNVAPDHLDWHGSFDAYAAAKARILERQTPDDVVIYDADDEGASTLVAGARSQRVPVSGRARPDGGWGPEGGALVIAGLEIPLEQIPRRDPVMLVDVAAAAQAALHVGATPGGVLSAVTEFTSGPHRRQFIGTWNGVAWVDDSKATNPHAALAAIRDHGPVVLIAGGRNKGLDVGGLPLEPNVRQVFAIGEAAAELAATGGPVTIVATLEEAVAAADHASRPGDTVLLAPGCASFDMFRSYADRGERFAAAVLARKRA; encoded by the coding sequence ATGACCGCGCTCGTGATTGGAACGGCAGTGAGCGGCAGGGCCGCCGCCTCGTTGCTCCGTTCCCTCGGCGACAAAGTGATCGTGTACGACGCCGACCCTGCTGCGATCGAGGGAGTCGACGCCGACGAAGTGCACGGGGGTCCGTGGAAACCTTCGCTGCTCGACGGCATCGACCTCGTGATCACCAGCCCGGGCGTTCCCGAACATGCGCCACCGGTGCGGGATTCACTGGCGTCCGGCCTGCCGATCTGGAGCGAGCTTGAACTCGGGTTCCGGCACCTCCGCTGCCCGGTGGTGGCCGTGACGGCCACGAACGGCAAGACCACGGTGACCGAGCTCGCGGCCCGGATGCTGCGGTCGTCGGGCCTCGATGCTGCCGCCGCCGGCAACATCGGCGACCCGCTCTGCGGTGCCGTGGGCCATGACTGGGACGTCGTGGTCGTCGAGGCGTCTTCCTTCCAGCTCAGGTTCGTCGATACCTTTCACGCGGATGCGGCGGTGCTGCTCAATGTCGCCCCCGACCATCTCGATTGGCACGGGTCCTTCGACGCCTACGCCGCTGCCAAGGCGAGGATTCTCGAGCGGCAGACCCCCGACGACGTGGTCATCTACGACGCCGACGACGAAGGCGCATCGACCCTGGTCGCCGGCGCCCGGTCGCAACGGGTGCCGGTGAGCGGGCGCGCCCGTCCCGATGGGGGCTGGGGACCCGAGGGCGGCGCGCTGGTCATCGCCGGCCTCGAGATTCCGCTGGAGCAGATCCCCCGGCGGGATCCAGTGATGCTGGTCGATGTTGCAGCGGCGGCGCAGGCTGCCCTTCACGTGGGGGCCACACCCGGCGGGGTCCTCTCGGCAGTCACCGAGTTCACTTCCGGGCCCCACCGCCGCCAGTTCATCGGCACCTGGAACGGCGTCGCCTGGGTCGACGACTCGAAGGCGACCAACCCCCATGCAGCCCTCGCCGCGATCCGGGATCACGGCCCGGTCGTCTTGATCGCCGGTGGCCGCAACAAGGGCCTCGACGTGGGAGGACTTCCGCTCGAACCGAATGTCCGCCAGGTGTTTGCCATCGGCGAGGCCGCCGCCGAGTTGGCCGCCACCGGGGGCCCGGTGACCATCGTCGCCACCCTGGAGGAGGCGGTGGCTGCGGCAGATCACGCCAGCCGGCCTGGGGACACCGTGCTGCTCGCCCCCGGATGCGCCTCATTCGACATGTTCCGTTCCTACGCCGACCGCGGCGAGCGCTTTGCCGCAGCCGTCCTGGCGAGAAAGCGGGCCTGA
- the mraY gene encoding phospho-N-acetylmuramoyl-pentapeptide-transferase codes for MIAMLASAAVAFLVTILLTPVAIRFFRTRGIGQFIQVEVAHEHKQGTPTMGGLVMILAVVVGWLVGHLDARTPEGDWSLSWREFQVPGLLVLVAFLGMGLIGFLDDLSKVTRARNLGLNKRWKFVGQLTIASLFAWGAINYGVATQMSFTRPFGVDLGWWYVLWVLVMLTAAANAVNITDGLDGLASGSSALVFGAFVIISFWQFRHPEFYEIVGTLELALLAAALTGAVLGFLWWNAAPAKIIMGDTGSQALGGAMAAMALLTNTHLLLVVLGGLYVMETMSVILQVMAFRGFKRRIFKMAPLHHHFELKGWPETMIIIRFWILAALFVGLGLGLFYGDFIASGGIG; via the coding sequence ATGATCGCCATGCTCGCTTCCGCGGCTGTGGCGTTCCTGGTGACCATCCTGCTCACCCCGGTCGCAATCCGGTTCTTCCGCACCCGGGGCATCGGGCAGTTCATCCAGGTCGAAGTCGCCCACGAGCACAAGCAGGGGACTCCGACCATGGGCGGTCTGGTCATGATCCTGGCGGTGGTCGTCGGATGGCTGGTGGGACACCTCGACGCCCGGACACCGGAAGGGGACTGGAGCCTCTCCTGGCGCGAGTTCCAGGTCCCCGGCCTGCTCGTGCTGGTGGCCTTCCTCGGCATGGGTCTGATCGGGTTCCTCGACGACTTGTCGAAGGTCACCCGGGCGCGCAACCTCGGCCTGAACAAGCGCTGGAAGTTCGTCGGCCAGCTGACCATCGCCAGTCTGTTCGCCTGGGGCGCGATCAACTATGGAGTCGCCACGCAGATGTCGTTCACGCGGCCGTTCGGGGTGGACCTCGGGTGGTGGTACGTGCTCTGGGTGCTGGTCATGCTGACGGCGGCTGCCAACGCAGTGAACATCACCGACGGCCTCGACGGTCTCGCCTCGGGTTCCAGCGCGCTCGTCTTCGGGGCCTTCGTGATCATCTCGTTCTGGCAGTTTCGGCACCCGGAGTTCTACGAGATCGTGGGAACACTCGAGCTGGCGCTGCTCGCGGCCGCCCTCACCGGGGCGGTGCTCGGGTTCCTGTGGTGGAACGCCGCGCCGGCCAAAATCATCATGGGTGATACCGGCTCGCAGGCTCTGGGCGGAGCGATGGCGGCGATGGCATTGCTCACCAACACCCACCTGCTGCTCGTCGTTCTCGGCGGCCTCTATGTGATGGAGACGATGTCGGTGATCCTCCAGGTGATGGCCTTCCGCGGCTTCAAGAGGCGGATCTTCAAGATGGCACCCCTGCATCACCACTTCGAGCTGAAGGGGTGGCCGGAAACCATGATCATCATCCGATTCTGGATCCTCGCCGCGCTGTTCGTGGGCCTCGGGCTCGGCCTCTTCTACGGGGATTTCATCGCTTCCGGGGGTATCGGATGA
- the murF gene encoding UDP-N-acetylmuramoyl-tripeptide--D-alanyl-D-alanine ligase, with protein sequence MKWDLAAIASATGGHATGAATVDRVVVDSREAGPGSLFVAVRGERFDGNDFAADAAARGAAVLVERSRLPAGALGVEVDDTRGALARLGERRRSEIIAPFVAITGSSGKTTTKDMTAAALGVGTHSAPRSFNNEVGVPLTVLGAPDDASAVVVEVGSRGAGHISALAAVVRPDVAVVTNIGPAHLEMFGDVASVLEAKWELVDALGPEGVAVLPAADPRLTSRRTGAMITFGEDESGADVEVSDVSLDGRGCASFRIAHLGSASTISLVQPGRHQPVNAAAAIAAALALGRDFAEAADRVALARTAPWRMEVREVAVADGAILLVNDAYNANPDSMRAAFATVAAMSGRRIAVLGKMHELGTAEGELHRAIGRSAIAAGFAIVIVVGDDPGIAVGAGSASVVVSDAAEAVSALAEIVRPGDVVLVKGSRAAGLEAVAEAIEGAAA encoded by the coding sequence ATGAAGTGGGATCTCGCCGCTATCGCCTCCGCCACCGGCGGGCACGCCACCGGGGCCGCCACCGTCGACCGAGTGGTGGTGGATTCGCGCGAGGCCGGACCTGGCTCCCTCTTCGTGGCGGTGCGCGGCGAACGCTTCGACGGGAACGACTTCGCCGCCGATGCCGCCGCGCGCGGCGCCGCGGTCCTGGTCGAGCGGTCGCGACTGCCGGCGGGCGCGCTCGGGGTCGAAGTCGACGACACGCGGGGCGCACTCGCCCGTCTCGGCGAGCGGCGCCGATCGGAGATCATCGCCCCCTTCGTTGCCATCACCGGGAGCTCAGGCAAGACGACCACCAAGGACATGACCGCGGCAGCGCTCGGCGTGGGCACCCACTCCGCGCCGCGCTCTTTCAACAACGAGGTGGGGGTGCCGCTCACGGTGCTTGGCGCTCCCGACGACGCATCGGCGGTCGTGGTGGAAGTCGGAAGCCGGGGTGCGGGGCACATTTCCGCCCTGGCTGCGGTGGTGCGACCTGATGTGGCGGTGGTGACCAACATCGGGCCGGCTCACCTCGAGATGTTCGGCGACGTCGCCTCGGTGCTGGAGGCAAAGTGGGAGTTGGTCGATGCGTTGGGACCGGAAGGGGTAGCCGTCCTGCCCGCCGCCGACCCGCGGCTGACCAGCCGGCGGACCGGCGCGATGATCACCTTCGGCGAAGATGAGTCCGGTGCCGACGTCGAGGTGTCCGACGTCTCGCTCGACGGGCGGGGCTGCGCCTCGTTCCGCATCGCCCACCTGGGATCCGCCAGCACGATTTCCCTGGTACAGCCGGGCCGCCACCAGCCGGTCAACGCCGCTGCCGCGATCGCAGCCGCCCTGGCGCTTGGCCGAGATTTTGCCGAGGCGGCCGACCGCGTGGCGCTCGCCAGGACCGCTCCGTGGCGCATGGAGGTACGGGAAGTCGCGGTCGCGGATGGCGCGATCCTGCTCGTCAACGACGCCTACAACGCCAATCCCGACTCGATGCGGGCGGCATTCGCCACCGTTGCGGCGATGTCAGGTCGGCGGATTGCCGTTCTCGGCAAGATGCACGAGTTGGGAACCGCGGAGGGCGAGTTGCACCGAGCCATCGGCCGATCGGCGATCGCGGCGGGGTTCGCGATCGTGATCGTGGTCGGAGACGATCCCGGGATCGCCGTCGGCGCAGGGTCCGCCTCTGTGGTCGTCAGCGACGCCGCCGAGGCCGTCTCCGCCCTGGCGGAGATCGTTCGCCCTGGGGATGTCGTGCTGGTCAAAGGTTCGCGCGCCGCCGGCCTCGAAGCGGTGGCAGAGGCGATCGAGGGTGCGGCGGCATGA
- a CDS encoding UDP-N-acetylmuramoyl-L-alanyl-D-glutamate--2,6-diaminopimelate ligase — MREPKRKPTSPRAPRTLRQLADAVGGSVVGDGSVVVTDATHDSHQAGPGVLFVAVRGFSADGHDFVHAATAAGSPAVCVEDERYAVGVSAVVVPDTRAVLGLLAAQVHEMPSTRLRLVGVTGTNGKTTVTHLLESIAAAAGIPAAIVGTVGARILGEGVQVSRTTPEATDFQRLLARMVEAGVDLAAVEVSSHALTLGRVSGSRFAVAAFTNLSRDHLDFHGDMESYFLAKASIFEQADSAVVWVDDPWGQRLARTLSIPMTRVGVDQPADVTAHDVVLGFEGSRFVAQGRAGDAAVTLPLAGRFNVANALVAMGCAEDLGIGWTDIVAGIAAVAQVPGRFELVPTGTDYTVVVDYAHTPDGIAAAVAAARDIVGDRGRVIAVVGAGGDRDKEKRPLMGRAASNADIAVLTSDNPRREDPAAILAAVAAGADGPGRVIEEIDRRQAIRVALGEARAGDAVLILGKGHESGQDFGTTVVPFDDRLVVREEAISR; from the coding sequence ATGCGTGAGCCGAAGCGGAAGCCAACCTCGCCTCGAGCGCCGAGGACACTGCGCCAGCTGGCCGATGCGGTCGGAGGCTCGGTGGTCGGCGATGGCTCGGTCGTCGTCACGGACGCAACCCACGATTCGCACCAGGCCGGACCCGGCGTCCTGTTCGTGGCGGTCAGAGGATTCTCTGCGGACGGGCACGATTTTGTCCACGCCGCTACCGCCGCGGGCTCGCCGGCCGTGTGCGTCGAGGACGAACGATATGCGGTCGGGGTCTCGGCGGTCGTGGTGCCCGATACCAGGGCGGTCCTTGGTCTTCTCGCTGCCCAGGTCCACGAGATGCCGTCGACCCGGCTCAGGCTTGTTGGCGTCACGGGCACCAACGGCAAAACCACGGTCACCCACCTGCTCGAATCGATCGCGGCTGCGGCGGGTATCCCCGCGGCCATCGTCGGGACCGTCGGCGCCCGAATCCTCGGAGAAGGGGTGCAGGTGTCGAGGACCACGCCCGAGGCCACCGATTTCCAGAGGCTTCTCGCTCGCATGGTGGAGGCAGGAGTCGATCTCGCCGCGGTCGAAGTGTCCTCGCATGCCCTCACCCTGGGACGGGTGTCCGGATCGAGGTTCGCCGTCGCCGCCTTTACCAACCTGTCACGAGACCACCTCGACTTCCACGGTGACATGGAGTCCTACTTTCTCGCCAAGGCCTCGATATTCGAGCAGGCCGATTCCGCCGTGGTGTGGGTGGACGATCCCTGGGGGCAGCGTCTCGCTCGCACCCTGTCGATTCCCATGACGCGGGTCGGGGTGGACCAGCCTGCAGACGTCACGGCCCACGATGTCGTGCTCGGGTTCGAGGGCTCGCGTTTTGTGGCTCAGGGACGGGCGGGGGATGCCGCGGTGACCCTGCCGCTCGCCGGTCGCTTCAATGTCGCCAACGCCCTTGTCGCCATGGGGTGCGCCGAGGACCTCGGGATCGGCTGGACCGACATCGTCGCAGGCATCGCCGCCGTTGCGCAGGTGCCGGGCAGGTTCGAACTGGTTCCCACCGGGACCGACTACACCGTCGTGGTGGATTACGCCCACACTCCCGATGGCATCGCCGCGGCGGTTGCGGCCGCCCGCGACATCGTCGGCGATCGCGGTCGCGTGATCGCGGTCGTCGGTGCCGGTGGGGATCGTGACAAGGAGAAGCGACCGCTGATGGGCAGGGCCGCTTCGAACGCCGACATCGCGGTGCTCACTTCCGACAACCCGCGGCGAGAGGATCCGGCGGCCATCCTGGCGGCGGTTGCCGCGGGCGCCGATGGACCTGGTCGGGTGATCGAAGAGATCGACCGGCGGCAGGCGATCCGGGTGGCCCTCGGCGAGGCGAGGGCCGGTGATGCGGTGTTGATTCTCGGCAAGGGTCACGAGTCCGGGCAAGACTTCGGAACGACGGTCGTTCCCTTCGACGACCGGCTGGTTGTCAGGGAGGAGGCGATTTCCCGATGA
- a CDS encoding penicillin-binding protein 2, which produces MDQRPRRATSNRRLATVGFLLVLAWTIVGYRLTVVQGARADEFAARGLDQRLQLKTLPADRGTIFDRDGRELAVTIDSVSVYANPREMADPEAAALQLAPLLDRKVREVARDLTSGTAFVYLARQMDPEDVEPIREADIPGVYFLTEPKRVYPTDGLAVHVVGFVRSADNVGLEGLELQYDEALSGIPGELLVERDPAGLVIPQGEYQVKPAVQGSDLVTTIKVEIQYAAERALARGLERTGATSGSIVVIDPTNGEVIAMVNLPSYDPNARAEVPGDAIRNRAVTDVFEPGSTQKAVTVSGALESGLVNPGTRFDIPEQIEIQDTVFEDFTEHPSRLSVTEIVTYSSNLGTILLGDLIGASQLHAIMHQFGQGARTGIDFPGEASGVLRPSEEWCLTTCLAGTSIGYHVSVTPLQMAMVYATIANDGVWVQPHLVREILDGSGIRQAVEATERQVISPRTARQVRAMLHAVVEQGTGSLAVVPGYRVGGKTGTTEKYLSETQSYSEEEVVASFIGMAPIDSPRVVVVVVLDGPVEYASGGQGAAPIFSEVMLAALNQLGVPPDA; this is translated from the coding sequence ATGGACCAGCGGCCGCGCCGCGCCACCAGCAACCGCCGACTGGCCACGGTCGGATTCTTGCTCGTGCTGGCGTGGACGATCGTCGGCTATCGGCTCACAGTGGTCCAGGGCGCCCGGGCCGACGAGTTCGCCGCCCGCGGACTCGACCAACGCCTCCAACTGAAGACACTCCCGGCCGACCGTGGCACCATTTTCGACCGCGACGGGCGGGAACTCGCGGTCACGATCGACTCGGTGAGCGTGTACGCCAACCCGCGTGAGATGGCCGATCCCGAAGCCGCCGCCCTCCAACTGGCCCCGCTCCTCGACCGCAAGGTCCGAGAGGTCGCGAGGGATCTCACCAGCGGTACTGCCTTTGTCTATCTCGCCCGGCAGATGGATCCCGAGGACGTCGAGCCGATTCGGGAGGCTGACATTCCCGGTGTCTACTTCCTCACGGAACCGAAGCGGGTCTACCCGACCGATGGGCTCGCGGTCCACGTGGTGGGATTCGTGCGTTCGGCCGACAATGTTGGGCTCGAGGGCCTCGAACTCCAATACGACGAGGCACTCTCCGGCATCCCCGGAGAGCTGCTGGTCGAGCGCGATCCCGCCGGGCTGGTGATCCCCCAGGGCGAGTACCAGGTGAAGCCGGCGGTGCAGGGGAGCGACCTGGTGACCACGATCAAAGTCGAGATCCAGTACGCGGCCGAACGGGCACTCGCTCGTGGGCTGGAGCGCACCGGTGCCACCTCGGGCTCGATCGTGGTGATCGATCCGACGAACGGCGAGGTGATCGCCATGGTGAATCTGCCGAGCTACGACCCGAATGCGCGTGCCGAGGTGCCGGGGGATGCGATCCGCAACCGGGCGGTCACCGATGTCTTCGAGCCGGGGTCGACCCAGAAGGCTGTCACCGTGTCGGGAGCGCTCGAGTCGGGCCTGGTGAACCCGGGGACTCGCTTCGACATACCGGAGCAAATCGAGATCCAGGACACGGTCTTCGAAGATTTCACCGAGCATCCCTCGCGGCTCTCCGTCACCGAGATCGTCACGTACTCGTCGAACCTGGGCACGATCCTCCTCGGCGACCTGATCGGGGCCAGCCAACTGCACGCGATCATGCATCAGTTCGGCCAGGGCGCCCGCACCGGCATCGACTTTCCCGGAGAGGCGTCCGGAGTGCTCCGCCCGTCGGAGGAGTGGTGTCTCACCACCTGTCTCGCCGGCACCTCGATCGGCTATCACGTGTCGGTGACTCCGCTGCAGATGGCCATGGTCTACGCCACCATCGCCAACGACGGAGTGTGGGTGCAGCCACACCTCGTCCGCGAGATCCTCGACGGTTCCGGAATCCGACAGGCCGTCGAAGCAACGGAGCGTCAGGTCATCTCCCCCCGCACTGCGCGCCAGGTGCGGGCGATGCTCCATGCCGTTGTCGAGCAGGGGACCGGTTCGCTCGCCGTGGTACCGGGATACCGTGTGGGCGGGAAGACCGGCACGACCGAGAAGTACCTCTCGGAGACACAGTCGTACAGCGAGGAAGAGGTCGTGGCGAGCTTCATCGGAATGGCACCCATCGACTCTCCCCGCGTCGTCGTCGTGGTCGTGCTCGACGGCCCGGTCGAATATGCCAGCGGCGGCCAGGGCGCAGCCCCGATCTTCTCCGAAGTGATGCTCGCCGCCCTGAACCAGCTCGGGGTGCCCCCCGATGCGTGA